Proteins co-encoded in one Ooceraea biroi isolate clonal line C1 chromosome 9, Obir_v5.4, whole genome shotgun sequence genomic window:
- the LOC105286608 gene encoding uncharacterized protein LOC105286608 isoform X2 has product MINKIYFNFFQSDSIKHCTDLDVEEIPSYSNRDSMQENKRKRCKKINKGVSVEENCKRSRHIISFKSLEELTALDFENLLKNHSLKSNAALQNFQKNGMLTDLDRSAITEAVANAILQLNHLPTASEYNIAATKLCELFPCETKETYYCPPAGNHRNASGKLPDKIKNIKYQVKKRAASSWATSRSESFFVPSENKITHPAKFAGSCDPNDSAVKTAIARLKYDNIESWPELLRSWSVTHPLRFQYLRETRPISQRTTCSVQQSEKSDVLVNDYFKNWSVLTLPNGYLLIQQDFKELYPGREDGLISKWDSTKEVLINFLNIEIAKSDEYGRKLLTDLSTTDTDKSDVILFHLLPSLCCKRTRGASVSVPSVAEARKTFILHVLIPGDLNREIKTHSEWLANRGLNLQPTLIFVGPTLLNITASYVQIDTVRYKLRTPLKALDTCFKAFHALDAAYQEEYRAV; this is encoded by the exons atgataaataaaatatattttaattttttccaaaGCGATTCTATTAAACATTGCACAGATTTAGATGTAGAAGAAATACCATCATATTCAAATCGTGATTCgatgcaagaaaataaaagaaagcgATGCAAGAAGATAAATAAAGGTGTATCCGTTGAAGAAAATTGTAAACGCAGTCGACacattatatcttttaaatcACTTGAAGAATTAACAGCTTTG GACTTTGAGAATCTTCTGAAAAATCACTCCTTAAAAAGTAATGCCGCTCTTcagaattttcagaaaaatggaATGCTCACTGATTTAGATAGATCCGCCATAACTGAAGCTGTAGCTAATGCCATTCTCCAGTTGAATCactt GCCGACAGCTTCAGAATATAACATTGCAGCAACTAAGCTCTGTGAATTGTTTCCGTGTGAAACTAAG GAAACGTATTATTGTCCACCAGCAGGCAACCATAGAAATGCATCAGGAAAACTTCCCgataaaattaagaatataaaGTATCAGGTCAAGAAAAGAGCTGCTAGTTCTTGGGCAACATCTCGTTCTGAATCTTTTTTTGTTCcgagtgaaaataaaatcacacATCCTGCAAAGTTTGCAg gaaGTTGTGATCCAAACGACTCTGCAGTTAAAACTGCAATCGCTCGTTTAAAGTATGACAATATTGAATCTTGGCCTGAACTTTTGCGTTCTTGGTCAGTGACACATCCTTTGCGCTTTCAGTATCTTAGAGAAACCAGACCGATATCGCAGAGGACAACGTGCTCTGTCCAACAATCAGAAAAGTCTGATGTTTTAGTAAatgattatttcaaaaattggaGCGTGCTTACACTGCCTAATGGATATCTActg ATTCAGCAagattttaaagaattatatcCTGGAAGAGAAGATGGTTTGATATCAAAGTGGGATTCAACGAAAgaagtcttaattaattttcttaatattgaGATAGCCAAATCGGATGAGTATGGGAGGAAGTTACTTACAGATTTGAGTACTACAGATACAG ACAAAAgtgatgtaattttatttcatttactaCCATCACTTTGTTGTAAAAGGACAAGAGGTGCGAGCGTGAGCGTACCATCTGTCGCAGAAGCTAGGAAGACTTTTATTCTCCATGTTCTT atcCCGGGAGATTTAAATCGTGAAATCAAGACTCATAGTGAGTGGCTAGCAAATCGTGGATTAAACTTGCAGCCGACGTTAATATTTGTTGGACCTACTTTATTGAATATTACTGCCAGTTATGTTCAAATAGATACTGTGCGGTATAAACTTCGCACTCCATTAAAAGCTCTGGATACATGTTTCAAGGCATTTCATGCACTGGATGCTGCATACCAAGAGGAGTACCGAGCAGTGTAG
- the LOC105286608 gene encoding uncharacterized protein LOC105286608 isoform X3 gives MQENKRKRCKKINKGVSVEENCKRSRHIISFKSLEELTALDFENLLKNHSLKSNAALQNFQKNGMLTDLDRSAITEAVANAILQLNHLPTASEYNIAATKLCELFPCETKETYYCPPAGNHRNASGKLPDKIKNIKYQVKKRAASSWATSRSESFFVPSENKITHPAKFAGSCDPNDSAVKTAIARLKYDNIESWPELLRSWSVTHPLRFQYLRETRPISQRTTCSVQQSEKSDVLVNDYFKNWSVLTLPNGYLLIQQDFKELYPGREDGLISKWDSTKEVLINFLNIEIAKSDEYGRKLLTDLSTTDTDKSDVILFHLLPSLCCKRTRGASVSVPSVAEARKTFILHVLVTIICNKYFYFMIIMMYMNSLFSKIFLQIPGDLNREIKTHSEWLANRGLNLQPTLIFVGPTLLNITASYVQIDTVRYKLRTPLKALDTCFKAFHALDAAYQEEYRAV, from the exons atgcaagaaaataaaagaaagcgATGCAAGAAGATAAATAAAGGTGTATCCGTTGAAGAAAATTGTAAACGCAGTCGACacattatatcttttaaatcACTTGAAGAATTAACAGCTTTG GACTTTGAGAATCTTCTGAAAAATCACTCCTTAAAAAGTAATGCCGCTCTTcagaattttcagaaaaatggaATGCTCACTGATTTAGATAGATCCGCCATAACTGAAGCTGTAGCTAATGCCATTCTCCAGTTGAATCactt GCCGACAGCTTCAGAATATAACATTGCAGCAACTAAGCTCTGTGAATTGTTTCCGTGTGAAACTAAG GAAACGTATTATTGTCCACCAGCAGGCAACCATAGAAATGCATCAGGAAAACTTCCCgataaaattaagaatataaaGTATCAGGTCAAGAAAAGAGCTGCTAGTTCTTGGGCAACATCTCGTTCTGAATCTTTTTTTGTTCcgagtgaaaataaaatcacacATCCTGCAAAGTTTGCAg gaaGTTGTGATCCAAACGACTCTGCAGTTAAAACTGCAATCGCTCGTTTAAAGTATGACAATATTGAATCTTGGCCTGAACTTTTGCGTTCTTGGTCAGTGACACATCCTTTGCGCTTTCAGTATCTTAGAGAAACCAGACCGATATCGCAGAGGACAACGTGCTCTGTCCAACAATCAGAAAAGTCTGATGTTTTAGTAAatgattatttcaaaaattggaGCGTGCTTACACTGCCTAATGGATATCTActg ATTCAGCAagattttaaagaattatatcCTGGAAGAGAAGATGGTTTGATATCAAAGTGGGATTCAACGAAAgaagtcttaattaattttcttaatattgaGATAGCCAAATCGGATGAGTATGGGAGGAAGTTACTTACAGATTTGAGTACTACAGATACAG ACAAAAgtgatgtaattttatttcatttactaCCATCACTTTGTTGTAAAAGGACAAGAGGTGCGAGCGTGAGCGTACCATCTGTCGCAGAAGCTAGGAAGACTTTTATTCTCCATGTTCTTGTAACtatcatttgtaataaatatttctattttatgataataatgatgtacATGAActcattattttcaaaaatatttttacagatcCCGGGAGATTTAAATCGTGAAATCAAGACTCATAGTGAGTGGCTAGCAAATCGTGGATTAAACTTGCAGCCGACGTTAATATTTGTTGGACCTACTTTATTGAATATTACTGCCAGTTATGTTCAAATAGATACTGTGCGGTATAAACTTCGCACTCCATTAAAAGCTCTGGATACATGTTTCAAGGCATTTCATGCACTGGATGCTGCATACCAAGAGGAGTACCGAGCAGTGTAG
- the LOC105286608 gene encoding uncharacterized protein LOC105286608 isoform X1, which produces MINKIYFNFFQSDSIKHCTDLDVEEIPSYSNRDSMQENKRKRCKKINKGVSVEENCKRSRHIISFKSLEELTALDFENLLKNHSLKSNAALQNFQKNGMLTDLDRSAITEAVANAILQLNHLPTASEYNIAATKLCELFPCETKETYYCPPAGNHRNASGKLPDKIKNIKYQVKKRAASSWATSRSESFFVPSENKITHPAKFAGSCDPNDSAVKTAIARLKYDNIESWPELLRSWSVTHPLRFQYLRETRPISQRTTCSVQQSEKSDVLVNDYFKNWSVLTLPNGYLLIQQDFKELYPGREDGLISKWDSTKEVLINFLNIEIAKSDEYGRKLLTDLSTTDTDKSDVILFHLLPSLCCKRTRGASVSVPSVAEARKTFILHVLVTIICNKYFYFMIIMMYMNSLFSKIFLQIPGDLNREIKTHSEWLANRGLNLQPTLIFVGPTLLNITASYVQIDTVRYKLRTPLKALDTCFKAFHALDAAYQEEYRAV; this is translated from the exons atgataaataaaatatattttaattttttccaaaGCGATTCTATTAAACATTGCACAGATTTAGATGTAGAAGAAATACCATCATATTCAAATCGTGATTCgatgcaagaaaataaaagaaagcgATGCAAGAAGATAAATAAAGGTGTATCCGTTGAAGAAAATTGTAAACGCAGTCGACacattatatcttttaaatcACTTGAAGAATTAACAGCTTTG GACTTTGAGAATCTTCTGAAAAATCACTCCTTAAAAAGTAATGCCGCTCTTcagaattttcagaaaaatggaATGCTCACTGATTTAGATAGATCCGCCATAACTGAAGCTGTAGCTAATGCCATTCTCCAGTTGAATCactt GCCGACAGCTTCAGAATATAACATTGCAGCAACTAAGCTCTGTGAATTGTTTCCGTGTGAAACTAAG GAAACGTATTATTGTCCACCAGCAGGCAACCATAGAAATGCATCAGGAAAACTTCCCgataaaattaagaatataaaGTATCAGGTCAAGAAAAGAGCTGCTAGTTCTTGGGCAACATCTCGTTCTGAATCTTTTTTTGTTCcgagtgaaaataaaatcacacATCCTGCAAAGTTTGCAg gaaGTTGTGATCCAAACGACTCTGCAGTTAAAACTGCAATCGCTCGTTTAAAGTATGACAATATTGAATCTTGGCCTGAACTTTTGCGTTCTTGGTCAGTGACACATCCTTTGCGCTTTCAGTATCTTAGAGAAACCAGACCGATATCGCAGAGGACAACGTGCTCTGTCCAACAATCAGAAAAGTCTGATGTTTTAGTAAatgattatttcaaaaattggaGCGTGCTTACACTGCCTAATGGATATCTActg ATTCAGCAagattttaaagaattatatcCTGGAAGAGAAGATGGTTTGATATCAAAGTGGGATTCAACGAAAgaagtcttaattaattttcttaatattgaGATAGCCAAATCGGATGAGTATGGGAGGAAGTTACTTACAGATTTGAGTACTACAGATACAG ACAAAAgtgatgtaattttatttcatttactaCCATCACTTTGTTGTAAAAGGACAAGAGGTGCGAGCGTGAGCGTACCATCTGTCGCAGAAGCTAGGAAGACTTTTATTCTCCATGTTCTTGTAACtatcatttgtaataaatatttctattttatgataataatgatgtacATGAActcattattttcaaaaatatttttacagatcCCGGGAGATTTAAATCGTGAAATCAAGACTCATAGTGAGTGGCTAGCAAATCGTGGATTAAACTTGCAGCCGACGTTAATATTTGTTGGACCTACTTTATTGAATATTACTGCCAGTTATGTTCAAATAGATACTGTGCGGTATAAACTTCGCACTCCATTAAAAGCTCTGGATACATGTTTCAAGGCATTTCATGCACTGGATGCTGCATACCAAGAGGAGTACCGAGCAGTGTAG